aaaTAACTGTTAAAATATAATctacaaaaccaaacaaacagccCTTGATTGCTCAATACATAGCTTTGATTATTTTGTGCTTTCTACTTGACAACAGACCTTTACTTCTGCTGTAACTTGCCCTCCATCAGCTCTGTAACTGTTTCTTATTTCCTGATCATCTGGATAGTCTATAGTGGATTTGCAGCTCAGTGACATCCCAGAGAGATTTTCTCTGATCAAAACATGTGATTAAATAGAGATATATGTTGGTCAGAAGACAGTCATGGTTCATATttctcacaaggaaaaaatacaaatagtttTGGATGGGTTGATGGGGACTTGCCTTTATATGCTTCTTTTATATTTGTAGGAGTAGAAGGGAAATGCGGCCTCCCAGGCTAATCAGTGGTGTGCTGATATATGTTTAACAATTGGCTTGCCAGGGAAAAAGAGTCCTAGTTTGTCGTGTTTGCCAATTTTCTAGTGTAAATATTGCCCCCATAcacaatttcaagctaccaacttGATGTCACTGAAGGCagagtagggaaaaaaatgtatacagttgGTTCCTGCAAGCCAATGCAAGCTGACACCAGCACACTACGAGACCAAGAATGACCTGACTGGTGGCCAGGAATGGGAAACTACCTTATACATGATAGCTTAAGATATGAGAGAACTAAATTCTACAAAATACTGAGTTTTTACTTTAATGAAAATGGATTTATTCATCTATAGTCAGCTTATTTGTAGGTCTTgaccttttccctttgaattaaGGGCTGGCAGTATGAGCGATATATACACCAATAATCTAATAATACAGCATTGTGACTTCTAGCTCTTATTCATAGCAATAATAGTTTCTAAAATTGGCTTGTATCTGAGATTGAAAAAATTGAGAATTATGTTCGATCTAATTCCTTATACCTTGAAGCAAAGAAATGACCAATTTCTCTTCATTTGAGGCTGTCAGTATAATCTGCATTCTAATATAtttcatcaaagaaaatattttatttccatcaaATAAGAAAGTTTGTTTTTTCCCTATAAAAGCAAATAATTTGATGGCATACTACTATAACTAATAATATGTGCAGAAAGAAGAGCAGCAAAATGTCTCATTTCTTTATAGAATTTAATATATACCCTATTAACAGCAGTGTGCAGATACATAGTAATTGACAGTATATTAAATAATTAccattaaaagttaattttaaaatattttcaatattagaCACTGGTGGAACCAGAGCTGTTATACACACTATCTTTTTTACATTCCAAGAGGAAATTAAAATTCCTGGTAGTATTAGAAAAAATGCACTTTTGAATATTTAATGTAGATATACAAAATCTCATGACTTCTATTAAAAACCTTGCAATTCTACTGCACACAAATGAAGAGACCTTTTCAAATAATTTGCACTTATACCGAGTTCATAAAGGTTACTATAAAAATATTGCAAACCCAATAAAAACACAATGATATAGTACAAGTCTTTCTTTCTAAGTCAGACTGTAAAAGATATGTATTTATACAAATGCACAAACTTTTTAGTGCTCTCTGGTATTTTTATTTGGGATTTTCTAATTTTAGAAATCTAAATTGAACATTTTCATCAATTTTCTGCTTCAGAATGGAAGACAGTGAGAACTTgtacaataaattttaaaaacaggattgGGTAAAAACTTTATAAAGTAGAAGAGTAAACACTTTACACACTTTGGTTATTGCCCTGCCAAAGATTAAAAATGCCCTATTGTCCCAAGTCCTCTTATTTAACTTGAATTTCTAATTATCTTAACTACCTCTCTTTTGTCTACATAGAAACTCTTTGAGATGAAAGTGTAAAGATTTTAGGTTCTCTAACAAAATTCAAACTGTCACAAGCCATTTCCATTTTCTAagtgtatttaaagaaatatttatttcaatataaaaccCCAAAGTGCTGAATTAAGACATTAATAACATGCCTGGGGCCAATTACTCATTTGGCTTTAGCCTTAAAGGAATATTATACAATTGGCTGTTGAGTTCCAAACTTAAGCATTTGGTTTTATACTGTAATACTCTACTTCCTAATACAGATATCAAAGAAAatgagctgatttttaaaaaaagaatagtaaagAATTTCAGCCATAATACAAACcaactttggggggggggggtggaatccATGCCAACATaggaagtagatttttaaaatcttacaatAATTGCTATAAAAGaactataaaatgtaaatttctgaaaaaaatacaatgaaatgtctctttaggaaaatacacaACTGGTTAGATACAATAATATATAGCATTACCATGGGGTGTAGCCAACTATGGACCTGGCTTATGAGactttaaaaattcacaaaaagTAATTAGCACCAAAATTGTCTAAAACTTCAAATGATATACTGAAGTGATTCCAAGCCCAAGTATTACATTATAAAAAGGTTACATTTAACTTGGGACGTTTCTCcaacaataataaatatatttcttttcaatcTTTAGAAAATATGCTAGCTTTACTGATTTTCATCAAAATGTTAAGGTAGTGTATAGTAATTATCATTTACATTGGTCTGGGCTGAGCAGGGACAACAGAAATCCAAATTACTTCCAAATAATACGGGTTTTCTTTGGTGGGGGTTGGTGGGGAGCAATTCTCcaattaaaacttatttttagctccttgtttcatcctttttcttctaaatgttttattgaagCTCTTTACAAGACCTGTATTGCCCATTTTGAATTTCACATTCTATTTTCCCTGCTCACTTTTGGTGTTATTTAAGATCTGTCATGGGAATAGGGGTGTCTGAAAGTGGGCACAGATCACAGCAGATAATTTTGAGTAAGttacaaaatatatattcaacCCTATAATAATCAAGAGTTGAGTTTAATTTTAAACAACATCAACTTACAAATTTAGTTACAAAACAGCACACAATTTGAAACAAGGCAAACTTTTCAGCCTTCATGTAGTGAAATATAGAACTTCACTAATTACATATATGGCTACCAAATGTCGAACAACAGTTCATTTGGCCCTATTTTACTGTTGCACATAAATAATGACAAGGCAGAGAATAGCAACTAGTCCAAGGGCTGGTAGGCCAAGGAACCACAGCATAACCCAAAAGAAAATGACTATTACTGGTTCTACAATTTGTTCTCCAAAATACATCCTTGTGAAGCCCATGTTGATGAGGTTTTTGTTCAGTTCACCAAAAAGTGTTCCCATCTTTTTGTAGTCATCTCCAACAGGCTCGCCAGTGTGGTTTTGTGATTCTTCaatatcctttaaaaaacaaaacaagacaaaacaaaacataaacataaaatgagaaatagaTGAAGGTCTTTAAGAATAACAACTGTCATAGATCTTTTCTAATCTTCCCAAGTATATACTGGTCATACTTCTGATAATCATTCAATAATACTTGGGAATTGTCCTTTTGATTGTCATATAGGACAACTGTGTCTGTGCCCAAGAAAATGGAGAGCACTGACTTACTGATTTCTACGGAATCAACATTGACTGGACCCTCAACAAGATGATTTACAAGATGAAGGATATAGCTGATTCATTTCCATTCACTTTCTAGTTTCCTAGAATTGCACAAAGACAACTTCTTAAATGAAGACTCATGTTCATATTGCTCTTGTCAGTGACCATGATTTCAGAACCACCTTTTTCCTCTATTTTGAGGCAGGGCCCTGGATGGCTCTATCCTGGTAAGTAAGCTTCTTTTTAGACCACTCCTTTTGACACTGAGACTTCATGGAACCTAGCCTCAGCTGACTGGAGCAGGGCTTGCTGCTACTGTAAGCAATCCTCAGCTGTTACTGCTGTGATCTTTCAGTCTTAGCTGGAGAGCTAAGAACACTTCAGTGTAGGATCTTGCATAGTTTCCTGTCCAAATTCTACAAAAGTCCTAAATGCCTCTTATTAATCTCATCAGAAGAAACCTATAGTTTCCAGGTAGGAAGCATTTTGTACAATAAACCCAAAAGTCCATGTAGAGGTCAGTTCCCCAGAAAATGCTGATGTGTACCCAATTAAACATACCAAAAATTATATACTATTTCTATTACCTCTTAGTCTTACAACAATTAAGGCTTTCATGTTAGTTATTAAGCTACAGTCTCTCAGCTTCAAACCCACCCTTTGGAATCCTGCAGACATATCTGGCTCCCTGTTAGGCTCTGCCAATAGAGGAACTAGAGAGACACTGCACagctggagaaggaagaagggatttgctctttcttgttGGCCTCTCATGGGTTTCTTGGTCCTGTCAGTCTCACTCTAGCAATAGTTTACTCTGGCAGTGGTAGGACCTTCCAGTAGCAGCCACTGATTTCCATCTGGTGGCTTCTCAACACTTGCAAAATCACTCTCAATGTGCCTTCTTGAGATACCAGATCAAACTCGTGAGTTCCTCTTCCCCAGATACCTGCTTCCCAGGTCTATGATGTCCCTTCTTTGAGTCAGAAACCAGCACTAGGTGAGCAGTGATCAGTTCTTGGAAGTCTGAGCTCCATGGATGGGGCCTTCCCCAGTCTTCTCAGTTTTAGTAATTCCACCTCTTTTCTTTGCTTCCCCAGGCTTAGGAGTGGTAGCTTCTTCCTGTTGTTACTATCAGTGGCACTTTAGCCTACTTTAGTGCAGTGGTTTTTAAGCTTTAGCATAAGGTAGAATCCCCTGGAAGGCTTTTACGCACAGATTGCTGGCCCACCAGCAAGGTTTCTGATTCAGTCAGCCACAAGTAAGGCTTGGAGTCTGAGAATTTATTCTTCTAACAACTTTCCAGGAGATGCTTAtgatgctgttttttttttttttttttttttaccatctttGGATATCATGaccttaatgttttctttttgtcttttctattcTTCAGTGCTCACTTAACAATTCTTTGTATTAGATTATCTTTGTTAAAATAATTGATATAGTTTCTCTCTTCTCACTAGACTGTAATATAGtcacaaaagcaaaactatgtcATGTAGGTGACATAGTGgtaattataatttattaaatctaaTTTATCCTAGGAGTGATGATTCAAATCAGTAATTAGTTATTGAATATCTACTTGCTCATAGTAGGTGCAAGTTGGAAAATtactcatgttttaaaaaaagctttaggTATAGGGTTTCACATATTAACAAGTAAGTATTAAATGCCATTAAGTATGTTGTCTATGCCAAAAAAAGTTAATTAGCTTAACTTGAGGCACTCTTCAAACATATGAATCAAACCTAGATTCCTTTAGTAAAAGCCAGAGCTTAATCATTTCAGAAATcaataagtaaataactaaaaatatcatCATTAAAAATTTCTCTATCCTACACATacagtttaaaatacatatttaaaaataaaataaaataaaatacatatttaaagaaagagagtgatgaaatctaatttttatttgcaaTAGACAAAATGATTTTCAATATGACTTTAAGCTGGTCTTTTCCTGTATAATAGTAATTTATGTAGAGCACAGTGTCATTGATGAAATAGTAGAAAAAATGAGACTCAATGGGTCATCATTCTTAAGTCTACATTTTAAGTCTAAGGAGGAAATATTTTTGAGTTATAAGTACATATAATTTAATAACTTACTTTTCGATTttcatttttaccaaaaaaaaaaaaaaaaagtgagaaaaacaaaatgctgtAGAGATACCTAGGGAGATAAAATCCAGGCTCAAACATTTACACTGAGTGTGACCTTGACCAAATTACTTCACtttcctgagcttcagtttttctAACCCACAAAATGGAATTTATATGAACCCTTTTTGATACTGATAATATCCTCttgaattataatttatttgttaacccttccttattttttgtattttaacttctaaattattttttccttcactcGTGCTAAAATTaggtcagttttatttttctcagcttCCCATACTTTATAATATGTTCTGTGAGaatataccacattaaaaaagaaaaacaaaaaatcttgtTCTTTCCTGAGATtaagcctttcttttctttacaatAGAACCTGAAGAGTCCTTAATTTAGTTTGTAATTCTTCTGGTCTCTCAACTCTCTCTTTTACTCCAGGGTCTAGCATTGTATCATTTCTggcctctttttttcatttttttattcaagttttttttcttttttactaccTCCAATTTCTTTTAATCTATGCACTTATTTTGTACTTTGGGGTTTTCTGTTGTTACTGAAgcctttttaagactttttcagtgtttttgtGGTTTCAGTACAAAGTAAGTACCCTAATCTGAAGCAGTTTTTTCTGAAGATTTACTTTAAATTCTTCTACATTCTGCTTGTGGGTTTTTCAGGGGAAGAAGTAGGTGTTGCAACACTTAAGTCAAAATAGGCAATTAGTTAACTCCTGGAGGCCAAGTGGGGAGGCAGCAGTGAATCACACCATCTCAGATCCTGGGAACAGCTGGTGGGGCAGAGATTAGAAGTGGAAAACCCAGTAAGGACTGGTCTGGGTGTGCTGTGGCTGCTGCAGCCtgctgcttctcttttttttaatgtgaaaactttCAAACCCACAACATTAGAAAAAGTACTACAATGAACCCCTAAGTATGTATGAGCCagataaaataattactaaaactCTGTCACTTTACTGAAGCACTTCTTAATCTGGGTAAtctaaagaagaggaaaaaggcaaAGTCACTAGAAGAATGCCTACAAGTGGCATCTCTTCACAAATGAAGTTCTGTCGAAACAAAGATATCCAGCAGTTAATTGGATGGGGGTTCAAATAATCCTAAAGGAAAGACACTTAAAaacatggaagagaaaaaaggcagCATTCTTGGATCACTGACATTATAGTCA
The Camelus bactrianus isolate YW-2024 breed Bactrian camel chromosome 2, ASM4877302v1, whole genome shotgun sequence genome window above contains:
- the FAM241A gene encoding uncharacterized protein FAM241A; amino-acid sequence: MCSARELLGGGGGGSGGEQDEDQDALAERAAVVGTELEPGASPRRRGRRPQEEPEQDIEESQNHTGEPVGDDYKKMGTLFGELNKNLINMGFTRMYFGEQIVEPVIVIFFWVMLWFLGLPALGLVAILCLVIIYVQQ